A single window of Pseudomonas benzenivorans DNA harbors:
- a CDS encoding ABC transporter permease, which produces MNTAYLNTEFAANLVALRTIVYREIRRFTRIWPQTLLPPAITMVLYFVIFGNLIGRQIGDMGGFSYMEYIVPGLIMMSVITNSYGNVVSSFFGSKFQRNIEELLVSPVSPHIILIGFVVGGVLRGLLVGFIVTLLSLFFTKLSVHHLGLTVLVVLMTATIFSMGGFVNAVFARSFDDISIIPTFVLTPLTYLGGVFYSIALLPPFWQTVSLANPILHMVNAFRYGILGVSDIGIGVAIGFMLLATVVLYTLCIRLLIGGRGMRQ; this is translated from the coding sequence ATGAACACCGCTTACCTCAACACCGAGTTCGCCGCCAATCTGGTGGCCCTGCGTACCATCGTCTACCGGGAGATCCGCCGCTTCACCCGCATCTGGCCGCAGACCCTGCTGCCGCCGGCGATCACCATGGTCCTGTACTTCGTCATCTTCGGTAACCTGATCGGCCGGCAGATCGGCGACATGGGCGGCTTCAGCTACATGGAATACATCGTGCCGGGGCTGATCATGATGTCGGTGATCACCAACTCCTACGGCAACGTGGTGTCGAGCTTCTTCGGCAGCAAGTTCCAGCGCAACATCGAGGAGCTGCTGGTATCGCCGGTGTCGCCGCACATCATCCTCATCGGCTTCGTCGTCGGCGGGGTGCTGCGCGGCCTGCTGGTCGGCTTCATCGTCACCTTGCTGTCGCTGTTCTTCACCAAGCTTTCGGTGCACCACCTGGGCCTGACGGTGCTGGTGGTGCTGATGACGGCGACCATCTTTTCCATGGGCGGCTTCGTCAACGCGGTGTTCGCCCGCAGCTTCGACGACATCTCGATCATCCCGACCTTCGTGCTGACGCCGCTGACCTACCTGGGCGGGGTGTTCTACTCGATCGCCCTGCTGCCGCCGTTCTGGCAGACGGTGTCGCTGGCCAACCCCATCCTGCACATGGTCAATGCCTTCCGCTACGGCATCCTCGGCGTCTCGGACATCGGCATCGGTGTGGCCATCGGCTTCATGCTGCTGGCCACAGTGGTGCTCTACACCCTGTGCATCCGTCTGCTGATCGGCGGTCGCGGTATGCGCCAGTAG
- a CDS encoding ABC transporter ATP-binding protein, whose protein sequence is MTSALSIRQLTKTYGNGFQALHGIDLDVAEGDFYALLGPNGAGKSTTIGILSTLVNKSGGTVNVFGHDLDKEPAALKRCLGVVPQEFNFNQFEKVFDIVVTQAGYYGIPAKIAKERAEQYLKQLGLWEKRNVASRELSGGMKRRLMIARALVHQPRLLILDEPTAGVDIELRRSMWNFLTELNRQGITIILTTHYLEEAEQLCRNIGIIDHGRIVENTSMKALLKKLHVETFLLDLKESQLVPPQLDGYPSKLIDAHTLEVLVDKAQGMSELFRQLAKQHVEVLSLRNKSNRLEELFVSLVEKNLAKEPAL, encoded by the coding sequence ATGACTAGCGCTCTGTCCATCCGGCAGCTGACCAAGACTTACGGCAACGGTTTCCAGGCCCTGCATGGCATCGACCTGGATGTGGCCGAAGGCGACTTCTATGCCTTGCTCGGCCCCAATGGCGCCGGCAAATCCACCACCATCGGCATCCTCTCGACCCTGGTCAACAAGAGTGGCGGCACAGTCAACGTGTTCGGCCATGACCTGGACAAGGAGCCGGCGGCCCTCAAGCGCTGCCTCGGCGTGGTGCCCCAGGAGTTCAACTTCAACCAGTTCGAGAAGGTGTTCGACATCGTCGTCACCCAGGCCGGCTACTACGGCATCCCGGCGAAGATCGCCAAGGAGCGCGCCGAGCAGTACCTCAAGCAGCTGGGGCTGTGGGAGAAGCGCAACGTCGCTTCGCGGGAGCTGTCCGGCGGCATGAAGCGCCGGCTGATGATCGCCCGCGCCCTGGTCCATCAGCCACGTCTGCTGATCCTCGACGAGCCGACCGCCGGGGTGGATATCGAGCTGCGCCGTTCGATGTGGAACTTCCTCACCGAGCTGAACCGCCAGGGCATCACCATCATTCTCACCACCCACTACCTGGAAGAGGCCGAGCAGCTGTGTCGCAACATCGGCATCATCGACCACGGCCGCATCGTCGAGAACACCAGCATGAAGGCGCTGCTGAAGAAGCTGCATGTGGAGACCTTCCTGCTTGACCTCAAGGAATCGCAGCTGGTGCCCCCACAGCTGGACGGCTATCCGTCCAAGCTGATCGATGCGCACACGCTCGAGGTGCTGGTGGATAAGGCCCAGGGCATGAGCGAGCTGTTTCGCCAGCTCGCCAAGCAGCACGTCGAGGTGCTCAGCCTGAGGAACAAGAGCAATCGCCTGGAGGAGCTGTTCGTCTCCCTGGTCGAGAAGAACCTGGCCAAGGAGCCGGCGCTATGA
- a CDS encoding acyl-CoA dehydrogenase encodes MLVVWLLVLVFGTVYLAHRRTAPLPALAMVAGYLLVMGLFSRTPGWLLALFWLLWLAVLLPLVLAEQRRKWLSAPLFAWFQRVLPPMSDTEREAIEAGTVWWDGELFSGRPDWDKLLDYPRASLSEEEQAFLDGPTEELCAMVSDWEIGQQMDLPANAWEHIKQHGFFALIIPKEYGGKGFSAYAHSQVAMKLATRSGDLASTVMVPNSLGPAELLLHYGTDAQRQHYLPRLARGEDIPCFALTGPLAGSDAGAMPDSGIVCKGQWNGEEVLGLRLTWEKRYITLGPVATLLGLAFKAYDPDHLLGEEEELGISLALVPTDTPGVEIGRRHLPLGAAFMNGPNSGKDVFVPLDYLIGGQDMLGKGWMMLMNCLSVGRSISLPAVGTGAAKFTSLTSGQYSQIREQFGVPLAAFEGIQEALARIAGNAWMMDSARILTANAVDLGEKPSVLSAVLKYHLTERGRECIQHAMDIHGGKGIIMGPNNYLARSWQGAPIFITVEGANILSRNLMIFGQGAIRCHPYVLKEMALAAREDREEALEEFDSLLLQHIGFAVSNAASSLLLSLSLGGFGQAPGDSVSQPYFRALNRLAAAFALLADLSMLLLGGELKRRERLSARLGDVLSHLYLASAALKRYHDLDYPEHSRPLLSWALEESLAQAERALEGLLANFPNRLLGYVLRALVFPFGRRHKGPSDQLDAEVAAIIGRNSGDAALEELLEGCYRAQGEKDPVAALQRAMDLRDSTRSAQEKLDQALKSGQVHEAPGQNLLDAARDADVLSAEEAQQLQQAHDARRTVIDVDDFAKDELKLSRGKVR; translated from the coding sequence ATGCTCGTCGTCTGGTTACTCGTTCTGGTATTCGGCACGGTCTATCTGGCCCACCGCCGCACTGCCCCCCTGCCCGCGCTGGCCATGGTCGCCGGCTATCTGCTCGTCATGGGCCTGTTCAGCCGCACCCCGGGGTGGCTGCTGGCGCTGTTCTGGCTGCTGTGGCTGGCCGTGCTGCTGCCGCTGGTGCTGGCGGAGCAGCGCCGCAAGTGGCTTAGCGCGCCGTTGTTCGCCTGGTTCCAGCGGGTCCTGCCGCCCATGTCGGACACCGAGCGCGAGGCCATCGAAGCCGGTACCGTCTGGTGGGACGGCGAGTTGTTCAGCGGCCGCCCGGACTGGGACAAGCTGCTCGATTACCCCAGGGCCAGCCTCAGTGAGGAGGAGCAGGCTTTCCTCGACGGCCCCACCGAGGAACTCTGCGCCATGGTCAGCGACTGGGAGATCGGCCAGCAGATGGACCTGCCGGCCAACGCCTGGGAGCACATCAAGCAGCACGGCTTCTTCGCCCTGATCATTCCCAAGGAATACGGCGGCAAGGGCTTTTCCGCCTATGCCCATTCCCAGGTGGCGATGAAGCTGGCAACCCGTAGCGGCGACCTGGCCTCCACCGTGATGGTGCCCAACTCCCTCGGCCCGGCCGAGCTGCTCCTGCACTACGGCACCGACGCCCAGCGCCAGCACTACCTGCCGCGCCTGGCCCGCGGTGAGGACATCCCCTGCTTCGCCCTCACCGGTCCGCTGGCGGGCTCCGACGCCGGCGCCATGCCCGACAGCGGCATCGTCTGCAAGGGCCAGTGGAACGGCGAGGAAGTCCTCGGCCTGCGCCTGACCTGGGAAAAGCGCTACATCACCCTGGGCCCGGTGGCCACCCTGCTTGGCCTGGCTTTCAAGGCCTACGACCCCGACCACCTGCTCGGCGAAGAGGAGGAGCTGGGCATCAGCCTGGCCCTGGTCCCCACCGACACCCCCGGGGTGGAAATCGGCCGCCGTCACCTGCCGCTAGGCGCCGCCTTCATGAACGGGCCCAACTCCGGCAAGGATGTGTTCGTCCCGCTGGACTACCTGATCGGCGGACAGGACATGCTCGGCAAAGGCTGGATGATGCTGATGAACTGCCTGTCGGTGGGCCGCTCCATCTCCTTGCCCGCGGTCGGCACCGGCGCCGCCAAGTTCACCAGCCTCACCAGCGGCCAGTACAGCCAGATACGCGAGCAGTTCGGCGTGCCCCTGGCCGCCTTCGAGGGCATCCAGGAAGCCCTGGCACGCATCGCCGGCAACGCCTGGATGATGGACAGTGCGCGCATTCTCACGGCCAACGCGGTGGACCTGGGCGAGAAACCCTCGGTGCTCTCGGCGGTGCTCAAGTACCACCTGACCGAGCGCGGCCGCGAATGCATCCAGCACGCCATGGACATCCACGGCGGCAAGGGCATCATCATGGGCCCGAACAATTACCTGGCCCGCTCCTGGCAAGGCGCCCCGATCTTCATCACCGTCGAAGGCGCCAACATCCTCTCGCGCAATCTGATGATCTTCGGCCAGGGCGCCATCCGCTGCCATCCCTATGTGCTCAAGGAAATGGCCCTGGCTGCGCGTGAGGATCGCGAGGAAGCCCTGGAGGAGTTCGATAGCCTGCTGCTGCAGCATATCGGCTTCGCCGTCAGCAATGCCGCCAGCAGCCTCTTGCTGAGCCTGAGCCTCGGCGGTTTTGGCCAGGCGCCCGGCGACAGCGTCAGCCAGCCGTATTTCCGCGCCTTGAACCGCCTGGCCGCGGCCTTCGCCCTGCTCGCCGACCTGAGCATGCTGCTGCTGGGCGGCGAACTTAAACGCCGCGAACGCCTCTCGGCGCGCCTGGGCGACGTGCTCAGCCACCTCTACCTGGCCTCCGCGGCGCTCAAGCGTTACCACGACCTGGATTACCCGGAACACTCCCGCCCCCTGCTGAGCTGGGCACTGGAGGAAAGCCTGGCGCAAGCCGAACGGGCGCTGGAGGGGCTGCTCGCCAACTTCCCCAATCGCCTGCTCGGCTACGTCCTGCGCGCCCTGGTATTTCCCTTCGGTCGTCGCCACAAGGGACCGAGCGATCAACTGGACGCCGAGGTCGCGGCCATCATCGGCCGCAACAGCGGCGATGCCGCGCTGGAGGAACTGCTAGAAGGCTGCTACCGGGCGCAGGGCGAGAAGGATCCGGTGGCGGCCCTGCAACGCGCCATGGACCTGCGCGACAGCACGCGCTCGGCCCAGGAAAAGCTGGACCAGGCGCTCAAGAGCGGACAGGTGCACGAAGCGCCAGGGCAGAATCTGCTCGATGCGGCGCGCGATGCCGACGTGCTCAGCGCCGAGGAGGCGCAGCAGCTGCAGCAGGCCCACGATGCGCGACGGACAGTGATCGATGTCGACGACTTCGCCAAGGATGAACTGAAGCTCAGCCGCGGCAAGGTCCGCTGA
- a CDS encoding PA2817 family protein, which translates to MASPYLDHHLALLAHLRSILVALGEAEQILDDSHALFLERFDELLGQLPQDPEASLYLGQDLISQIFHRYPQIAHLVPRDLLWFFGGDCLHFMPDEEIELFQRLDERRFEAELNDEPFDWNREKQLLALPPQSSKH; encoded by the coding sequence ATGGCCAGCCCCTACCTCGATCACCACCTCGCCCTGCTCGCCCATCTGCGCAGCATCCTGGTCGCCCTGGGCGAGGCCGAACAGATTCTCGATGACAGCCATGCATTGTTCCTCGAGCGTTTCGATGAACTGCTCGGGCAACTCCCGCAAGACCCGGAAGCCAGCCTCTACCTGGGCCAGGACCTGATCAGCCAGATTTTCCACCGTTACCCGCAGATCGCCCACCTGGTGCCGCGTGACCTGCTGTGGTTCTTCGGTGGCGATTGCCTGCACTTCATGCCGGACGAGGAAATCGAATTGTTCCAGCGCCTCGACGAGCGCCGCTTCGAGGCCGAGCTGAACGATGAGCCCTTCGACTGGAACCGGGAAAAACAGCTGCTGGCCCTGCCGCCGCAGAGCAGCAAGCACTGA
- a CDS encoding glutathione S-transferase family protein: MSLTVYGAPLSPFVRKVRLYLLESGLDYQLEMVLPFGQPAWYYELNPLGRIPALKDGDFSLADSSVICHYLNDKYPEASGLLGDGAQQRARVNWLEKYADYELAPLCTFAVFRNRALKPSMGQPCDEAAVRAALDEKLPRHFDYLEGLLGDADYLVDDRLTLADLAICSQLINMEHGGERLDEGRWPKLAAHYARIKARPSVEAVLPGEQKMLAKLSGKA, encoded by the coding sequence ATGAGCCTGACAGTCTACGGCGCACCCCTCTCGCCATTCGTCCGCAAAGTTCGCCTCTACCTGTTGGAAAGCGGCCTGGACTACCAGCTGGAGATGGTCCTGCCCTTCGGCCAACCGGCCTGGTATTACGAGCTCAATCCGCTCGGCCGCATTCCGGCGCTCAAGGACGGCGACTTCAGCCTCGCCGACTCCAGCGTCATCTGCCACTACCTGAACGACAAGTACCCAGAGGCTAGCGGCCTGCTCGGTGACGGCGCGCAGCAGCGGGCGCGGGTGAACTGGCTGGAAAAATATGCCGACTATGAACTGGCGCCACTGTGCACCTTCGCCGTCTTCCGCAACCGGGCGCTGAAGCCGAGCATGGGTCAGCCGTGCGACGAGGCGGCCGTGCGCGCTGCGCTGGACGAGAAGCTGCCGCGTCATTTCGACTATCTGGAAGGCCTGCTGGGCGACGCCGACTACCTGGTCGACGACCGCCTGACCTTGGCCGACCTGGCAATCTGCAGCCAATTGATCAACATGGAGCACGGCGGCGAGCGGCTCGATGAAGGGCGCTGGCCGAAGCTGGCGGCGCACTATGCGCGCATCAAGGCGCGTCCATCTGTAGAGGCGGTACTGCCCGGTGAGCAGAAGATGCTCGCCAAGCTGAGCGGCAAAGCCTGA
- a CDS encoding GAF domain-containing protein — protein MIDLQDTGSGLEGYSLLQAQLEALLADERDFIANAAQFSAFLFQELEGLNWAGFYLAREEQLVLGPFQGKVACVRIPFGRGVCGVAAASRQTQRVEDVHAFAGHIACDSASNSELVVPLLKEGRLIGVLDLDSPRLARFSAQDQAGIERLAAAFLRLSDC, from the coding sequence ATGATCGATTTGCAAGACACCGGTTCAGGGCTGGAAGGCTACTCGCTGCTGCAGGCGCAACTGGAGGCGTTGCTGGCCGATGAGCGGGATTTCATCGCCAACGCCGCGCAGTTCTCGGCCTTCCTGTTTCAGGAGCTGGAGGGCCTCAATTGGGCCGGCTTCTACCTGGCTCGGGAAGAACAGCTGGTGCTGGGCCCATTCCAGGGCAAGGTGGCCTGCGTGCGCATCCCCTTCGGTCGCGGGGTCTGCGGGGTGGCCGCGGCCAGCCGGCAGACCCAGCGGGTAGAGGACGTGCATGCCTTTGCCGGGCATATCGCCTGCGACAGTGCGTCCAATAGCGAGCTGGTGGTGCCGTTGCTGAAGGAGGGGCGGCTGATCGGCGTGCTGGATCTGGACAGCCCCCGCCTGGCGCGCTTCAGTGCGCAGGACCAGGCCGGCATCGAGCGCCTGGCCGCGGCGTTCCTGCGGCTGAGCGACTGCTAA